The nucleotide sequence GTGTGGCTGGGGATGCGGAGGAAACATATGAGCTGGATCAAGCACGCGAGAAACGCGGCACCGGCACTGACCATACTGACCTGTCTGGCGGCGCTGCCGGCCGGAGAAATTCTGGCGCCCCGTGCAGCCATGGCACAGGACGCGGCTGCAACGCCGGAACAGACGATCCGTATCGTCTATCTGGAGCTGGATGAAACCCACCGATGGCCCTCTACATGGCTGGATCAGCCTCCCGCCGATGAAGGCGTTGAAGGCGCACGTCTGGCCCTGCGCGACAATGCGACCACGGGCCGCTTCCTGAACCAGAATTACGTGCTGGACGAGCAAATTCATCCAACGGCCGAGGCCGTTGTGCAGGCCTTCAAGGACAGGCTGAAAGCAGGCGACCGGAGTTTCGTGCTCAGTGTGCCGCCTGACCTGCTGCTGCATCTGGCAGATCTGCCGGAAGCGAAAGACGCTCTGCTGATCGATGCGAAATTGCCGGATGACCGGTTGCGTGGCGCGGATTGCCGCCACAACGTACTGCACACCATGCCCAGCCGCGCCATGCTGGCGGATGCGCTGATGCAGTATCTGACCGTCAAAAACTGGCACCACGTCATGCTGGTAAACGGCAAAACCCCGGATGACGCTTTATATGCCGAGGCCATGCGCCGATCGGCCAAAAAATTCCAGATCCGCATCGTCGCTGATCGCCCATGGACCTTCAATCCGGCGACGCAGCAGGCGGATACGGGACATTTCCAGATCAACACAGAGGTTTCCCGTCTGACTCAGGATGTCGATTACGACGT is from Granulibacter bethesdensis and encodes:
- a CDS encoding ABC transporter substrate-binding protein — protein: MSWIKHARNAAPALTILTCLAALPAGEILAPRAAMAQDAAATPEQTIRIVYLELDETHRWPSTWLDQPPADEGVEGARLALRDNATTGRFLNQNYVLDEQIHPTAEAVVQAFKDRLKAGDRSFVLSVPPDLLLHLADLPEAKDALLIDAKLPDDRLRGADCRHNVLHTMPSRAMLADALMQYLTVKNWHHVMLVNGKTPDDALYAEAMRRSAKKFQIRIVADRPWTFNPATQQADTGHFQINTEVSRLTQDVDYDVLIVADEAGNFGDSLSYRTNTPRPVAGTQGMVPEAWARPFDEYASTQFQSRFLKLAHRWMTSLDYGAWMAVRSFGEAATRTGQSDPTKLAAYIRGDSFALAAYKGPPLNFRPWDGQLRQPVLLADDRSLISISPQPGFLHQFYETDTLGIDRPESTCHMQ